A region of Burkholderiales bacterium JOSHI_001 DNA encodes the following proteins:
- a CDS encoding hypothetical protein (manually curated), whose amino-acid sequence MRLVLSWLLVAVLAVDLVTSPLHAHRHDGKWSLGGTLSAAADHPSDLRGLDPAGALALIDDHEAPGVSHSISALRSAAEVIAGEPASDDPPAAATWLTPAPWSPGPAPAVAWPPDQHRAGSSAFKGLPPHGRAPPLHV is encoded by the coding sequence GTGCGTCTGGTGTTGAGCTGGCTGCTGGTGGCTGTGCTGGCCGTCGATCTGGTCACTTCGCCGCTTCATGCACACCGCCACGACGGGAAGTGGTCGCTCGGCGGTACCCTTTCGGCGGCCGCTGATCATCCGAGCGACCTGCGCGGCCTGGACCCCGCCGGCGCCCTCGCGCTCATCGACGACCACGAGGCGCCCGGCGTCTCTCACTCCATCTCGGCCTTGCGGAGTGCGGCCGAAGTCATCGCCGGCGAGCCAGCGTCGGACGACCCTCCTGCCGCGGCGACCTGGTTGACTCCGGCGCCGTGGTCACCTGGGCCTGCTCCGGCCGTTGCCTGGCCACCAGACCAGCACCGGGCAGGATCCAGTGCCTTCAAGGGCCTGCCGCCCCACGGCAGGGCGCCGCCCCTCCACGTCTGA
- a CDS encoding hypothetical protein (PFAM: Uncharacterised BCR, COG1937), whose translation MPTTALHVSHDAVVKRLKRAHGHLQNVITMLSEDRACLDVAQQLHAVERAIAAAKKQLIHDHIDHCLDHAPGTPAASSRRALGEFKAITKYL comes from the coding sequence ATGCCGACAACCGCTCTTCACGTTTCGCATGACGCCGTCGTGAAGCGACTCAAACGTGCCCACGGTCACCTGCAGAACGTCATCACCATGTTGTCTGAAGATCGTGCCTGCCTTGACGTGGCGCAGCAGTTGCACGCGGTCGAGCGCGCCATCGCCGCGGCGAAGAAGCAACTGATTCACGACCACATTGATCACTGCCTTGACCACGCTCCGGGTACACCTGCCGCTTCGTCGCGGCGGGCGCTGGGCGAGTTCAAGGCCATCACAAAGTACCTTTGA